From a region of the Narcine bancroftii isolate sNarBan1 chromosome 5, sNarBan1.hap1, whole genome shotgun sequence genome:
- the LOC138764968 gene encoding inositol 1,4,5-triphosphate receptor associated 2 isoform X3 codes for MSLRGEKALCYLDNAMGTRNLDRLETPQEESDKTPANCDIHGVSSSPGDEVGNSDESGEDSTPEEPLNNNSVEEVSILKRLGFWREFYNEKEVESAFIHLSLAFKSDVFTLKQRLQVEEHARDVAEENIQMELEGCKEILQKLGAGCTDKRRQKVLKELERSLQVLETSITHVANYSEHLGALHQEARVNRGMQVMIQHVENLKCLHSKEHAELQEMKQIVQQNSRNRQFGEMRDDADFRNKHQMMRVVHQSTARRRVSIAVIPKQLMSFHCPDSKMADREEPRIESNSTRLTGENGQPFDSKLQNAREESSESIIQDIASDLSHQPPLSENSGKEDPLLKGSQEKRLEKRTNGKFPRSGEASTPLTDTTGCSLNRGNQEVNIATATKDKAFKYDLNERESETEDGDTTSEDSLTLECLPPSSGMWFSLFSVQKMLSFAVFALLSAWLLKLFYSRA; via the exons GAATCTGACAAAACCCCAGCAAATTGCGACATCCACGGTGTTTCCAGTTCACCCGGGGATGAAGTAGGAAACAGTGATGAGAGTGGGGAAG ACAGTACTCCTGAAGAACCACTGAACAACAACTCTGTGGAAGAAGTGTCGATTTTGAAAAGGCTGGGATTTTGGAG GGAATTCTACAATGAGAAAGAAGTAGAG TCAGCATTCATACACCTGTCCCTCGCTTTCAAATCTGATGTGTTCACATTGAAACAAAGGCTCCAAGTAGAGGAACATGCTCGAGATGTGGCTGAAGAGAACATCCAGATGGAGCTAGAGGGATGCAAGGAAATATTACAG AAACTGGGTGCAGGTTGCACGGACAAGCGTCGGCAAAAGGTCCTGAAAGAGCTGGAGCGAAGCCTTCAGGTCCTAGAAACCTCCATCACACATGTGGCTAATTATTCTGAACATCTGGGAGCATTGCACCAG GAAGCACGGGTGAACCGGGGAATGCAGGTGATGATCCAGCACGTGGAGAACCTGAAATGTCTGCACTCCAAGGAGCACGCAGAGCTACAGGAGATGAAGCAAATCGTTCAGCAGAATTCCAGGAACAGGCAGTTTGGAGAAATGAGAG atgatgctgacTTTCGAAACAAGCACCAAATGATGAGAGTGGTTCATCAG AGTACAGCCCGGAGAAGAGTGAGCATTGCTGTTATTCCAAAGCAACTCATG AGTTTCCATTGTCCAGACTCCAAAATGGCTGACAGAGAAGAACCCAGAATAGAATCTAACTCTACACGACTCactggggaaaatgggcaaccaTTTGACAG TAAACTACAGAATGCTCGTGAAGAATCATCTGAGAGCATCATTCAGGACATAGCCTCCGATTTGTCCCATCAACCACCACTTTCTgaaaacagtgggaaagaagACCCCCTTCTCAAAGG GTCACAAGAAAAGAGGTTGGAAAAAAGAACAAACGGCAAATTTCCAAGATCAGGAGAAGCCTCCACTCCATTAACAGACACAACAGGATGCTCTCTCAACAG AGGCAACCAAGAAGTAAACATTGCCACCGCAACAAAAGACAAAGCATTCAAATATGACTTGAATgaaagggaatcagagacggaggATGGAGACACAACAAGCGAGGACTCATTGAC GTTGGAGTGCCTTCCTCCATCGTCAGGGATGTGGTTCTCACTCTTCAGTGTCCAGAAGATGCTCTCCTTTGCTGTGTTCGCTCTCCTCAGTGCATGGCTACTAAAGTTATTTTATTCACGTGCCTAA
- the LOC138764968 gene encoding inositol 1,4,5-triphosphate receptor associated 2 isoform X4, translating into MGTRNLDRLETPQEESDKTPANCDIHGVSSSPGDEVGNSDESGEDSTPEEPLNNNSVEEVSILKRLGFWREFYNEKEVESAFIHLSLAFKSDVFTLKQRLQVEEHARDVAEENIQMELEGCKEILQKLGAGCTDKRRQKVLKELERSLQVLETSITHVANYSEHLGALHQEARVNRGMQVMIQHVENLKCLHSKEHAELQEMKQIVQQNSRNRQFGEMRDDADFRNKHQMMRVVHQSTARRRVSIAVIPKQLMSFHCPDSKMADREEPRIESNSTRLTGENGQPFDSKLQNAREESSESIIQDIASDLSHQPPLSENSGKEDPLLKGSQEKRLEKRTNGKFPRSGEASTPLTDTTGCSLNRGNQEVNIATATKDKAFKYDLNERESETEDGDTTSEDSLTLECLPPSSGMWFSLFSVQKMLSFAVFALLSAWLLKLFYSRA; encoded by the exons GAATCTGACAAAACCCCAGCAAATTGCGACATCCACGGTGTTTCCAGTTCACCCGGGGATGAAGTAGGAAACAGTGATGAGAGTGGGGAAG ACAGTACTCCTGAAGAACCACTGAACAACAACTCTGTGGAAGAAGTGTCGATTTTGAAAAGGCTGGGATTTTGGAG GGAATTCTACAATGAGAAAGAAGTAGAG TCAGCATTCATACACCTGTCCCTCGCTTTCAAATCTGATGTGTTCACATTGAAACAAAGGCTCCAAGTAGAGGAACATGCTCGAGATGTGGCTGAAGAGAACATCCAGATGGAGCTAGAGGGATGCAAGGAAATATTACAG AAACTGGGTGCAGGTTGCACGGACAAGCGTCGGCAAAAGGTCCTGAAAGAGCTGGAGCGAAGCCTTCAGGTCCTAGAAACCTCCATCACACATGTGGCTAATTATTCTGAACATCTGGGAGCATTGCACCAG GAAGCACGGGTGAACCGGGGAATGCAGGTGATGATCCAGCACGTGGAGAACCTGAAATGTCTGCACTCCAAGGAGCACGCAGAGCTACAGGAGATGAAGCAAATCGTTCAGCAGAATTCCAGGAACAGGCAGTTTGGAGAAATGAGAG atgatgctgacTTTCGAAACAAGCACCAAATGATGAGAGTGGTTCATCAG AGTACAGCCCGGAGAAGAGTGAGCATTGCTGTTATTCCAAAGCAACTCATG AGTTTCCATTGTCCAGACTCCAAAATGGCTGACAGAGAAGAACCCAGAATAGAATCTAACTCTACACGACTCactggggaaaatgggcaaccaTTTGACAG TAAACTACAGAATGCTCGTGAAGAATCATCTGAGAGCATCATTCAGGACATAGCCTCCGATTTGTCCCATCAACCACCACTTTCTgaaaacagtgggaaagaagACCCCCTTCTCAAAGG GTCACAAGAAAAGAGGTTGGAAAAAAGAACAAACGGCAAATTTCCAAGATCAGGAGAAGCCTCCACTCCATTAACAGACACAACAGGATGCTCTCTCAACAG AGGCAACCAAGAAGTAAACATTGCCACCGCAACAAAAGACAAAGCATTCAAATATGACTTGAATgaaagggaatcagagacggaggATGGAGACACAACAAGCGAGGACTCATTGAC GTTGGAGTGCCTTCCTCCATCGTCAGGGATGTGGTTCTCACTCTTCAGTGTCCAGAAGATGCTCTCCTTTGCTGTGTTCGCTCTCCTCAGTGCATGGCTACTAAAGTTATTTTATTCACGTGCCTAA